From the genome of Glycine max cultivar Williams 82 chromosome 2, Glycine_max_v4.0, whole genome shotgun sequence, one region includes:
- the LOC102667494 gene encoding uncharacterized protein codes for MKTRSMARNSKDWEQEREEMKIRLELVEALAKKHEEQIAEIVARFGQNRDCDREGGPILEGIGSSGGHLEDTNRREKWRRLEIPIFAGEDVFGWMHRLERYFLLKNVTEDEKMQATVMALEGKALSWYQWWERCNPNPNWERFKLAVVWRFQPSMIQNPFEQLLSQANRHCGGICGRF; via the coding sequence ATGAAGACTAGGAGTATGGCGCGAAACTCTAAAGATTGGGAGCAAGAGCGTGAGGAGATGAAGATTCGATTGGAGCTTGTTGAAGCTCTGGCGAAGAAACACGAGGAACAAATCGCAGAGATTGTCGCGCGATTTGGCCAAAATCGAGATTGTGATCGCGAGGGAGGTCCAATTCTTGAAGGAATTGGCAGCAGTGGTGGTCATCTTGAGGATACGAATCGAAGGGAGAAGTGGCGCAGGCTGGAGATTCCGATTTTTGCTGGAGAAGATGTGTTTGGCTGGATGCATCGACTGGAGAGATATTTTCTGTTGAAAAATGTTACTGAAGATGAAAAGATGCAAGCGACAGTGATGGCTTTGGAGGGAAAAGCTTTGAGTTGGTATCAATGGTGGGAGAGGTGCAATCCAAATCCAAATTGGGAGAGGTTCAAACTTGCTGTTGTGTGGAGATTTCAACCTTCCATGATTCAAAATCCGTTTGAACAATTGCTATCTCAAGCAAACAGGCACTGTGGAGGAATTTGTGGAAGATTTTGA